The Xanthocytophaga agilis genome has a window encoding:
- a CDS encoding efflux RND transporter periplasmic adaptor subunit, translating to MQLFAQKGTTTKTILFTSLSLLLLACGNNQQQQVQAPLTDVDFLEIQPATAHEEKKYPGSIEGSVNVDIKAQVTGYLDQIYVSEGDFVQKGQSLFRIKGDVYKQQVNNSQAFLKAALATEENARIELEKIRPLVAGKVVSQLQLQTAEANYASAQAQVAQARAALGSSEINAAFSLIKAPVSGYIGRIPNRIGNLVNPADATPLTTLSEINNVFVYFSLSEADFISFVKDRKAGEGINTVELIIADGTLYDHKGKLEIASGNIDRTTGSIPLKAVFPNPDKLLRSGGSGKVILRKTLPSSLTVPMSSVKDIQNKYFVFTLADSNKITMKPIEIAGKSDNNYILKTGLKAGDKVAINRIDALNEGMVVKPDHLRTQQAN from the coding sequence ATGCAACTGTTTGCTCAAAAAGGTACAACTACTAAAACTATCCTTTTTACATCCTTATCTCTTTTGTTACTGGCTTGTGGGAACAATCAACAGCAACAGGTACAAGCCCCTCTTACCGATGTTGATTTTCTGGAAATTCAACCGGCAACAGCTCATGAGGAAAAGAAGTATCCAGGTTCAATAGAAGGATCTGTCAATGTTGATATTAAAGCTCAGGTTACAGGTTATCTGGATCAGATTTATGTTAGTGAAGGAGATTTTGTACAGAAAGGACAATCACTTTTTCGTATCAAAGGAGATGTCTATAAGCAACAGGTAAACAACAGCCAGGCTTTTCTGAAAGCGGCGTTAGCGACAGAGGAGAATGCCCGCATTGAACTGGAAAAGATAAGGCCCTTGGTGGCCGGGAAAGTAGTTTCTCAACTTCAGTTACAAACTGCAGAAGCAAATTATGCCTCCGCTCAGGCACAGGTTGCGCAAGCCCGTGCCGCATTAGGCTCTTCAGAAATTAATGCAGCCTTTAGTCTTATAAAGGCTCCTGTGAGCGGATATATCGGCAGAATACCTAACCGTATTGGCAACCTGGTAAATCCGGCAGATGCTACACCATTAACTACGCTTTCTGAGATTAACAATGTCTTTGTGTATTTCTCTCTGAGTGAAGCTGATTTTATATCGTTTGTGAAAGACAGAAAAGCAGGTGAAGGCATCAATACCGTTGAACTCATTATAGCTGATGGAACCCTCTATGACCACAAAGGGAAACTGGAAATTGCCAGTGGAAATATTGATCGCACTACGGGTAGTATACCCTTAAAGGCGGTTTTCCCTAATCCTGATAAACTACTGCGTTCAGGTGGTTCGGGTAAAGTTATTCTGAGAAAGACACTACCCTCTTCACTGACAGTTCCTATGTCCAGTGTAAAGGATATTCAGAATAAATACTTTGTTTTTACGCTCGCAGACAGTAATAAGATAACTATGAAGCCTATTGAAATCGCCGGGAAATCTGACAACAATTATATACTAAAAACGGGATTAAAAGCAGGTGATAAGGTGGCAATTAATCGTATTGATGCACTCAATGAAGGAATGGTTGTAAAACCGGATCATCTCAGGACTCAACAGGCAAATTAA
- a CDS encoding efflux RND transporter permease subunit encodes MLQKIIDRPVLATVISVVFVILGLIGLLRLPITRFPDISPPTVMVSGSYPGGNSEAVLRSVVTPLEEQINGVENMQYITSSASNDGSFSIRIIFKQGVDPDQAAVNVQNRVQQATPILPQEVVRMGLTTSKQQNSMIMIFNVYTNDNEKYDELFLQNYVNINLIPQIKRVPGVGQAQIFGTKDYSMRIWLNPQRMANYGLIPEDVTNAISRQSLESAPGKLGEESGAALEYVIRYRGKKSKPEEYENIIIKRNGTNLVRLKDVARIEFGSISYSGNTKANGKHAVTVAILQTTGSNANEIEVGVNKEVEKASRSFPPGIKYSKLMSTKDRLDEATQQVKSTLIEAFVLVFIVVFLFLQDFRSTIIPAIAVPVAIVGTFFFLLAFGFTINILTLFALVLAIGIVVDDAIVVVEAVHSKMEGSEMSGREATHSAMNEITGAVISITLVMAAVFIPIGFMTGSSGLFYKQFAYTLAIAIIISAVNALTLTPALCALLLKNTHDTEHTGKAKKLGFSQRFFAAFNTGFDNMTGRYVRGVRFLARKKWLGIGLIVLVIAVAAFLMTSTPRSFVPMEDDNFIAYSLSMPPGTALDNTTAVARKIDKLLEGVESIESNSSITGFNILSGSAGPAYAMGFIQLKEVKDRGSIKDIEVIHGIISEKLSTIKEGSVMAFRFPPVEGYGVTSGAEIVLQDKMGRDPASLKAMADNVIGQIMQQPGVQSAYTMFRADYPQLELEVDEEKASELGVEVSSMLGAIQTYFSGDQSLNFTRFGKFYRVNIKADGIFRTDEDAFNEIFVRNNMNQMVPVKSMVTLSKVYGPESVNRYNLYNSVTINVEAQPGTSNGAIMDQLEQSVLNKLPADYSYEWTGLSLEEKSSGNQTMVILLLSLMFVYFLLAALYESYLLPLAVLLSIPTGIIGAFLGIKAIGLDNNIYVQVGLIMLIGLLAKNAILIVEFAVQRRQAGLSIVESALDGAKARLRPILMTSLAFIVGMIPLMLAKGGSAAGNKSISTGAAVGMLSGVLLGVFVIPLLYMIFQYLQEKISKKTKVVPA; translated from the coding sequence ATGTTACAAAAAATAATAGACAGGCCAGTATTGGCTACGGTTATATCCGTAGTATTTGTCATACTGGGCCTTATCGGGCTTCTCAGGCTTCCGATAACCCGATTTCCGGATATCTCCCCTCCTACTGTTATGGTCAGTGGCAGCTATCCGGGAGGAAACAGTGAGGCGGTATTGCGTTCAGTGGTGACCCCTCTGGAAGAACAGATTAACGGAGTAGAGAACATGCAGTACATTACCTCCAGTGCTAGTAATGACGGTTCATTCTCTATTCGTATCATATTTAAACAAGGAGTGGACCCGGATCAGGCAGCAGTAAACGTACAAAACAGAGTGCAGCAGGCAACACCTATTTTGCCACAAGAAGTGGTACGAATGGGTTTGACTACTTCCAAGCAACAGAACAGTATGATCATGATTTTCAATGTCTACACAAACGATAATGAAAAATATGATGAACTGTTTCTTCAAAATTATGTAAACATAAATCTGATCCCACAGATTAAACGGGTTCCTGGTGTAGGTCAGGCGCAGATATTTGGTACGAAAGATTATTCTATGCGTATATGGCTCAACCCACAGCGAATGGCTAACTATGGACTTATTCCTGAGGATGTGACGAATGCTATTTCCCGTCAGAGTCTGGAATCGGCACCTGGAAAATTAGGTGAGGAATCAGGTGCAGCACTGGAATATGTAATCAGGTACAGAGGAAAAAAGAGTAAACCAGAAGAGTACGAGAATATCATTATTAAAAGAAACGGCACCAATCTGGTCCGGCTAAAAGATGTAGCCCGTATTGAATTTGGATCAATCAGTTATAGTGGGAATACAAAAGCCAATGGCAAACATGCTGTTACGGTTGCGATCCTGCAAACTACCGGCTCGAATGCCAATGAGATCGAGGTAGGTGTTAATAAGGAAGTTGAAAAAGCATCCCGGTCATTTCCTCCTGGTATCAAATACAGTAAACTGATGAGCACCAAAGACCGACTGGATGAGGCTACTCAGCAGGTAAAGTCTACTTTGATCGAAGCGTTTGTGCTGGTGTTTATTGTGGTGTTCCTATTCCTGCAGGATTTTCGGTCTACAATTATCCCTGCTATAGCCGTACCTGTAGCCATTGTCGGTACCTTCTTCTTCCTGTTGGCATTCGGGTTTACGATCAACATTCTTACGCTGTTTGCACTCGTACTAGCAATTGGTATTGTGGTAGATGATGCCATTGTAGTGGTAGAGGCTGTACACAGCAAAATGGAAGGTTCTGAGATGAGTGGCAGAGAAGCAACGCATAGCGCTATGAATGAGATTACAGGGGCTGTTATCTCTATTACGCTTGTTATGGCTGCGGTGTTTATCCCTATCGGATTCATGACAGGTTCTTCGGGACTGTTTTACAAGCAGTTTGCCTATACACTGGCTATTGCTATTATCATTTCTGCTGTCAACGCGCTTACGCTTACTCCGGCTCTGTGTGCTTTGCTATTGAAAAATACACATGATACAGAACATACAGGCAAAGCGAAAAAGCTTGGTTTCAGTCAGCGTTTCTTTGCAGCTTTCAATACTGGATTCGATAATATGACGGGTCGGTATGTGAGAGGAGTTCGGTTTCTGGCCAGAAAGAAATGGCTGGGAATAGGTCTGATTGTATTGGTTATAGCAGTCGCAGCCTTTCTGATGACCAGCACTCCACGAAGTTTTGTACCAATGGAAGATGACAACTTTATTGCCTACAGCTTAAGTATGCCTCCGGGTACTGCTCTCGACAATACAACGGCTGTTGCCCGAAAAATTGACAAACTACTGGAAGGTGTAGAATCTATTGAAAGCAACTCCAGCATTACCGGATTTAATATTCTGAGTGGTAGTGCAGGTCCTGCCTATGCTATGGGTTTCATTCAACTGAAAGAAGTAAAAGACAGAGGGAGTATAAAGGATATTGAGGTGATACATGGCATTATTTCTGAAAAACTGAGCACCATCAAAGAAGGATCAGTCATGGCGTTTCGATTCCCTCCGGTAGAAGGCTACGGAGTAACCAGTGGGGCTGAGATCGTATTACAGGACAAGATGGGGAGAGATCCTGCTTCTTTAAAGGCAATGGCTGATAATGTGATTGGTCAGATTATGCAGCAACCAGGTGTACAATCTGCTTATACCATGTTTCGTGCTGACTATCCACAATTGGAACTGGAGGTAGATGAAGAAAAAGCGAGTGAATTGGGTGTAGAAGTTAGTAGCATGCTTGGAGCCATACAGACTTATTTCTCAGGAGATCAGTCGCTGAACTTTACGCGATTTGGGAAGTTCTATCGGGTAAATATAAAGGCAGATGGTATTTTCAGAACGGATGAGGATGCCTTTAATGAGATTTTTGTGCGTAACAACATGAACCAAATGGTCCCTGTAAAGTCTATGGTTACACTAAGTAAAGTATATGGCCCGGAATCTGTAAACCGCTATAACCTGTACAATTCTGTAACCATAAATGTAGAAGCTCAGCCTGGCACAAGTAATGGAGCGATTATGGATCAGTTGGAACAAAGTGTACTGAATAAGCTTCCGGCAGATTACAGCTACGAGTGGACAGGACTTAGTCTGGAAGAAAAGTCTTCTGGTAACCAGACTATGGTTATCCTGCTGTTAAGCCTGATGTTTGTATACTTCCTGTTAGCAGCGTTGTATGAAAGTTATCTGTTGCCACTGGCAGTATTATTATCTATTCCTACAGGTATCATTGGGGCATTTCTTGGAATTAAAGCTATCGGATTGGATAACAACATCTATGTACAGGTAGGTTTGATTATGTTGATTGGATTGCTGGCAAAGAATGCAATTCTGATTGTGGAATTTGCCGTACAACGCAGACAGGCTGGTTTGTCTATCGTGGAGTCTGCACTGGATGGAGCGAAAGCCCGCTTACGCCCTATCCTAATGACTTCTCTGGCCTTCATTGTCGGTATGATTCCGTTGATGCTGGCAAAGGGTGGTTCGGCAGCAGGGAATAAATCTATCAGTACAGGTGCCGCTGTTGGGATGCTGAGTGGGGTTTTACTCGGTGTATTTGTTATTCCTCTGCTCTATATGATATTCCAATACTTACAGGAAAAAATATCCAAAAAAACGAAGGTAGTACCTGCCTAA